In Streptomyces alboniger, the following are encoded in one genomic region:
- a CDS encoding lysophospholipid acyltransferase family protein, whose translation MCKRQRPASIVLTCTYSYILVVGSLTPEGLLSRLALIKAVLGPILRLMFRPRVEGAENIPGTGPVILAGNHLTFIDSMILPLVANRPVFFIGKDEYVTGKGLKGRLMAWFFTGVGMIPVDRDGGRGGVAALMTGRRVLDDGKVFGIYPEGTRSPDGRLYRGRTGIARLTLMTGAPVVPFAMIGTDKLQPGGKGLPRPGKVTVRFGEAMEFSRYDGMDRDRYVLRAVTDSVMTEVMQLSGQEYVDMYATKAKAA comes from the coding sequence ATGTGCAAACGGCAGCGGCCCGCGAGTATCGTCCTCACCTGCACTTACTCGTACATACTCGTCGTCGGATCGTTGACCCCGGAGGGCCTGTTGTCCCGTCTAGCGCTCATCAAGGCAGTGCTCGGACCGATCTTGCGCCTGATGTTCCGTCCACGGGTAGAAGGCGCCGAGAACATCCCCGGGACCGGGCCCGTCATTCTGGCCGGGAATCACCTGACGTTCATCGACTCGATGATCCTGCCGCTGGTGGCCAACCGTCCGGTGTTCTTCATCGGCAAGGACGAGTACGTCACCGGCAAGGGCCTCAAGGGGCGCCTGATGGCGTGGTTCTTCACGGGCGTCGGCATGATCCCGGTGGACCGCGACGGCGGGCGCGGCGGTGTCGCCGCGCTGATGACCGGTCGGCGCGTTCTCGACGACGGCAAGGTCTTCGGCATCTACCCCGAGGGCACGCGCTCGCCCGACGGGCGTCTGTACCGGGGGCGTACGGGCATCGCCCGCCTCACCCTGATGACCGGTGCGCCGGTCGTGCCCTTCGCGATGATCGGCACGGACAAGCTCCAGCCCGGCGGCAAGGGGCTGCCGCGGCCCGGCAAGGTGACCGTCCGCTTCGGCGAGGCGATGGAGTTCTCCCGGTACGACGGCATGGACCGCGATCGCTATGTGCTGCGGGCGGTGACGGACTCCGTGATGACGGAGGTCATGCAGCTGTCCGGGCAGGAGTACGTGGACATGTACGCCACTAAGGCCAAAGCGGCCTAG